One window from the genome of Lacerta agilis isolate rLacAgi1 chromosome 16, rLacAgi1.pri, whole genome shotgun sequence encodes:
- the DNAJC25 gene encoding dnaJ homolog subfamily C member 25, with amino-acid sequence MAWARPAPGVPEGLRRPFLLLLVWFSALCLFPRPAEALVEGLYCGKLVCYDVLGVSRDASKAEVARAYRQLALRYHPDRQREPDPDGKGAEAAQEKFLLIATAYETLKDEETRKDYDYMLDHPEEYYSHYYHYYSRRLAPKVDVRIVILVTVCAISVFQFFSWWSSYNEAINYLATMPKYRIQAMEIARQQGLLNRAKEKGKNRRSKEEIRKEEEEIIKDVIKNKIDIKGGYQKPQIYDILLFQILLTPFYLCKYIGWCCWWIYCFNIKGQEYGEEEKLYIIRKYMKMSQSQFDTLEDHQKETFLERQLWIRENYELYKQEQEEELKKKMASDPRWKRYRRWMRNEGPGRLTFIDD; translated from the exons ATGGCGTGGGCCCGGCCGGCTCCGGGGGTTCCGGAGGGGCTGCGGcggcccttcctcctcctcctcgtgtgGTTCTCCGCCCTGTGCCTTTTCCCCCGGCCGGCTGAGGCCCTGGTGGAAGGTCTCTACTGCGGGAAGCTGGTCTGCTACGACGTGCTGGGCGTGAGCcgggatgccagcaaggctgaaGTGGCCCGGGCTTACCGGCAGCTGGCCCTCCGCTACCACCCGGACCGCCAACGGGAACCCGACCCGGACGGCAAAGGAGCAGAGGCCGCCCAGGAGAAGTTCCTGCTCATCGCCACCGCCTACGAGACCCTCAAG GATGAAGAAACTCGTAAGGATTATGATTATATGTTGGATCATCCTGAGGAGTATTACAGCCATTACTATCACTATTATAGTAGAAGATTGGCACCCAAGGTAGATGTCAGAATCGTGATTCTAGTCACCGTCTGTGCCATCTCTGTTTTTCAG TTCTTCAGCTGGTGGAGTAGCTACAATGAAGCTATCAACTACCTAGCAACCATGCCAAAATATCGTATACAAGCCATGGAGATTGCCAGGCAACAAGGGCTACTAAACAGAGCCAAAGAAAAGGGCAAGAACAGGCGGTCCAAGGAAGAAATccgcaaggaggaggaggaaataatcAAAGatgtaataaaaaacaaaatagataTCAAGGGTGGTTATCAGAAGCCCCAAATATATGACATACTCTTATTCCAAATCCTTTTAACACCTTTTTATCTGTGCAAGTACATAGGATGGTGTTGTTGGTGGATTTATTGTTTCAACATCAAAGGACAAGAGTATGGGGAAGAAGAGAAGTTGTATATTATACGCAAGTACATGAAAATGTCACAGTCTCagtttgacactttggaagatcACCAGAAAGAGACTTTTCTTGAACGACAGCTCTGGATAAGAGAGAACTATGAG cTTTACAAACAAGAGCAAGAGGAAGAACTGAAGAAAAAAATGGCATCGGACCCTCGATGGAAAAGATACAGGCGGTGGATGAGAAATGAAGGACCTGGAAGACTGACTTTTATTGATGATTGA